The following nucleotide sequence is from Diospyros lotus cultivar Yz01 chromosome 3, ASM1463336v1, whole genome shotgun sequence.
CAGTAAACTTGCTTGTACACTATCTACTAGCTTAATCAGGTTTAAGGGTAAACTAGTGGTTGGGGAAGATGAGCAAATAAAGGATCGGATCTTACAGTCTTTACACAACTATGCTTTAGGGGGACATTTAGGCTAAGAGCTACCTACCACAAGGTGAGGCAGCTGTTCTTTTGGCCAAGCCTTAAGAAGGATGTGATCGCTTTTGTGTTGTCATGTGCAGTCTGTTAACACTGCAAACATGAGCAAGTTGACTATGCCGGCTTGTTGCAGCCATTAGATATATTTGGGCAGGCTTGGGTATGAATCTCTATTAGAGATGTTATTCTGGTGGTGGTCGACAAGCTCACAAAGTTTGCTTATTTTTTGAGCTTAaatcaacaccccccccccccccccacaaaatTGCCCAAGAGGTTGCTCCAATATTTTGAACTTTGTTGTTAAATTACATGGGCTTCCTCAATCTATAGTATTTGACAGAGATAAGATCCTTACCAGTGTTTTTTGACAAGAACTGTTCAAAAGTTTGGGGGTTGGATTACACATGTCTACAACCTACCATCCAGAGACTGATGGACAAACGGAGAGGGTAAATTAGTGCTTGGAAGCCTATTTACAATGCATATGTTTTTCGAAACCAAAAGGATGGTAGGTTGTGTTATCCTAGGGTTACTTAAATATGAATCTTTAGTCGAAAACACACCTCTCACATACACAATCATTCATAGTTTGAATGATATCAATTAGAACAGAAAACACAAACAGAATTAAAAGCCAACAGTAAATACAAAATgaacagaaacaaaaacataattgaaaaataagaacacACAAACCAAACATCCACAAGAACACCGAGATTATCCTAGTTCAGACTACCCTttaggacaaccctacatccaaCCTAAGAACCTTCCAAGAGCAGTCTTATTTGATTCAAAAAACAATGACCAGTACAGCTGGTTGCACCCCACAATTACAAGCTTTCTCTCAAGATTACAAAAGTTATTCTAAAATCACAATTTTTCCTCTCTCAAAGCTTTCTCATgaaacaataatatcatgcgTTAATGATGCCTAGCCCCCCTTGCCCTATTATAGAATATTAGGGTGATAACTCCTAGGCTATTACAAAATCGAGTATTGATATTACCAGATTACCCCCAACTTAACAGCTAATTACAAGTGAGGCCACCACCTATCTCTATCCTCTAAAACCGCATAATAACTCGTGCAAAGACATTGCTATCACTGCCATCAATACTCTAGACAAACGCTAACATGTGGTTACcttagctcaatggtggtacaatttcATCTATTATAATTCCTTGAAGATGACCATTTTTGAGGCTCTATTTGGGTGTAAACCCCATTTTTTACTATTGTGATGAATTACCCTAATTCAATGGCTATGGTTGATCAATACCTACAACAACGACAGAATATGCTCACTAATTAAGGAGGAGTTAGCCACAACCCAAAACCATATGAAGCAGTATGCTAATAGAAAGAGAAGTGAAAAGAGTATTTGATGTGGGTGATATGGTTTATCTGAGGGTGAAACGTTTTCAGCaacatttattttctaattccCTTGCCTCTAAATTGAGTCCTAAATACTATGGGCTTTTTCTAGTTGTGGCCAATGTTGGGAAGGTGGCCTATCATTTATATTTGCTAGCTGATGTGAATACAAATCCTATGTTATGATTAAGAGCTCTTAGAAACTGATTCAAGACTTAGATTTGTCAATCTCTCTTCACTCCTCACCCAGAAATCAAGATAACAACTGAATATATATAACAGGAATTGAAAACAGTAAGGAAATGAAAGATaagaacaatcaaaccatccAAGAAGCACAGAATTATCCTAGTTCGGACTGCTTTaaagcaatcctacatccagccttctctTTGAGAATAAATCCACTAAAAACCAGTTGAAACAAGATACAAGAACCTCATTTCTCTCCCTCACACATGTTCACTGCACTCTCAAGAGAATACAAGGACTAACTTTATCTCTaagcctttctctctctctctcttgctctctcgtCAGCATCACTTACATATGGGGAACAATCAGAATGATTTGTGTGTTATGACCAACTGCAAGCTCTCgcatcctatttataaactatagggAGGCGGCAATTACGAGGGTTTAGAACTTAGCCTATACAAAAGACTAACATACCcctcataataaaataactaagttAACTAATCTAACTTAGAATAAAAATACAGTCAGAAAAATATCTTCATTCTAACAAGTTCTTCTCTTCAACTTCTAGAGCTAATCTTCCATGCAAAAAACCCAACATCCTATTTTCACGAATCCTTGCTAAAAAAATCAGGGGGACCTAGTAAAGCCACCAATATTAATCTCCTTCCAACAAATGAAGATCTCATAGTGGAAATTGAGCCCTTGGTCGTCCTAGCGAAATAGGTGATTTATCATAATATGTTTCCCATTACCCAAGTTTTGGTATGGTGGTCTCATTTGCATCTAGACCACACCACTTGGGAATACTTGCCGAACTTACTTAAGCAATTTCAAGGGTGGCCCAGCTATTGTGATTTCTTGGGggacaagaaatattttgaGGGGGGGAATATCGTGGCCCTAGGGTTATAACATTAATTACAACTTATTGCAATTACTGCATTGTATCTTGCTGTAATATTTTTGCTATTGTTACAACTTGTACCTTCTAGTTACAATTATAACTGTAAGCTagaaggcctataaataggctactACTTGGAGGATGGGAATTCATTGTGAAATAACAGAATTCTTTTCCTCTAAAaacttctctatctctctctgttctttctactctatctctttttctctctctctttctcaatttcttcctaAATACCTAAAGAAACCCTAGGAGAAAATCACTAggttataaaataatttcatcatacaCAGCATACAACTACAGATTCTAAGTATCACCAAACCCTTGGGATAAAGCAACTTCCTTTATCAGATCTTCTATATGCAATTATACCAAGCCTCAATAGTTCTTAACAACGGAGCAAAGTTTGTATTCTAAACAATGTAGGACAGAAACAGCGCACTAACTTTTGTTCATAGtcattaaatatatgtaaaacaCCACAGTAGCCAATGACATATTGGATATCATCATCAGTAGATTTGTTGCACGCAAGACAATTACGATAGTAAGCTATTCTATAATGCATAAATGAGTACCATTTGCCTTACCATAGACAATTTCAGGTCAAAAGTGAACCCAAATATCTCATAGGTGCAACTGATAAACTCTAATGCACACTCCTGACTTCATCTTTTATCTGAAGAAAAAGGAAGTCACCGCAGGCATTCAGAACATAGATTGTTAAAATAGATTGTTATGTTAGTAGGTGACTTTACATATCAACTAAACTAACCTGGGACTCCCTATAAAAGATAATGAGCATCATCCTGAAAAAAAGAGTTGCAGtgtcacaaaaaaaaaggcTTAAATCAATAATGCACTACTATTGAAGATATaaaacacattttcttctttcctttatcCTGCTCAACTGTCAGGAGTAGAGGGGAAAGGAAACCAAACATGTTCAAGCACTAATGCCAGCACAATGGGTGATATTAAAACACGTATTAATAGCTACAGTTTCGCATGGACAATAGTTCATAAAAGCCATCAAGATCCTGAAGGATCAGAGAAAGCCCactccaaatgaaataaaagttcaaaattatattttttccctCCATGAATAGCAATAACATCAACAACAAAGCTACCTACTGAAATCTCCTGAAAAGAGTTAATCCGCTAAGTGCACCACTGGCCTCATTCCGATGCAGGACACCAAAATAGGCTAGGCAAAGAGGAAGTTCTGCAGAATCATATGAGAAAATAAAGGATGAAGATGACACAAATAAGAAAAGCAAACACTAGGATAATAATGTAAAGCCAAAGTTAGTGCCAAGGAGAGTATGATTTTCAGTGCATAAAgctaataaacaaagaaaaaatcacaCTATCACTGTTATGTGACAGGGTGTTCTCTGAGTAATACCATGAAAATCCTCAAATCCGGACCATACAAAACAAATTCATTCAGatgtaagaagaaagaaaaaaggtatTCCTAGTGCACGAAGCTCCCTGTTTCGTGAGTGTCAAAAGAGAATCGTTTTGTTGGGCAGCTTTACCCTTATTTTGCAACAAGGTGGTTGTTATTACTCAAACCCGTGATCTTCCAATTACAAAGGAGCAACCATACGGTTGCTACCAGGGCTCATCCTTGTGTATGAAGAAAGGAAcgggaaaataaaagaatgacCACTCAACTGTTGCTGCAAAATAAACTAGGCAAACCATCATGATTGGAGTATTCCTTCATGATTGGCTCCTTTTATTGGATTTGCCAATGCCACTATTCACCATTAACAAGACCAGCAGCATTTTCTAATTCACGAGCGCCATGATTCAATCATATAAATGGGCCATGCACAACAACACAATCATTGGGTGCAAGTCATCACTATGATTTCACCctaattaaatagaattaatgGGCATCCAATTCAGTATGGCTCAGTTTAGGTGTATATCTCAAGCAACTAGCAGTAAAAAATGAACCTTTTATTTATAAGTAAAAGTATAAAGCAAATAAGGCCACCCCAAGGGCTGCAAGCCCTTTATAAAGAGGCATCAGATACTAGaaaacttgtttaaatacaaaaaattcccagatggaaaatggagatttggaagacgcagttttccaaaattgaactaaacttgaaaaactcctaaaatgatttttctaagttttcattattaatttggagatttggaaaagtttctccaaaaattttccacaaatcatcttcatctccttctctaacacaattcacataaaagaaattaaaacatcttTCACTTTTTTGAGCATATGTTCTAATTTTctagattggaaattagtttctgtacttctaacatttgaatatattttccaaattttctgtggaaaattgaaaacaataaattctctagaaaattgaagatagaaaactggaaatcattttccacaaatAAATAGCCTGTGTCCTTAAGGTCCAAACACCTCCCCTCCAAGAATGAGTTCCTTAAGAGAACATTAAGTACCCTTGAGAGCTAGTGAAAGAGCAAAAAGTACCTCTGACATTTGGAAAATTGCAATGAATATGCTTACTTTGTAAATTCTCTTACATTTTACCCTTACAATTTATTTATCAGTGATCAAGTTTCAAAATGCCATATGTACTCTTAAAATATCTCTCATCTCCCTCATTCTCTCCCCAacctcactttctctctctaccaACCTCAAACCTCGTGATCTCATCTCCCTACTTTGCCCGCTTCAGCATGCTACTCAAACATTTGAtcacaataataacaagaaattgAGACAATGATCCCCTTCTCTTGAACTTTCCCAAAGGTTAACTTTCACCAAGACTGAGAAGGCCAAAGATGAATGCACCAACTGATCCACATCCTTCATCGATGAACATTTGATTGTAATAATATAACATTGTTTGATACATTGACATAGAAATCATATCAAAATCTTTcttaatataaatagaaaaaccAATAAAACCATGACCAGACATAGCTAGAAGCACAATTACTGCTGAAAGTacaaattatgtaaaaattaaactgaatGGGGCAACAACAGTAACATGTGGCTCAAGCTTCACAATTCCTAGTACTGATTTCTACTCAGGGTTCTCAAAGATGGTGGataaattgataatttgatagcaATGAAAATTTTACCAGTTCCCCGTTTATCTTATCTTATAAGCTTTAGGTGAACAATAATACCATCTACAAAGACCTAACAATAACACAACATGCAGCAATTATCTGATTGTCAATAACAGCTCAAGATACACCCGCTCTTAGAAATTGACATGTCATAAGCTCCACATAGAATATCTCATTGATGTAGTTGCATGTCACTCCAGATGTTCACACCCATACATAATCTAATTATTCAGGTTACTTGGACCCGTAATTTCGTGGTTTGGATTTGCCAATAAAATCATTCCTAATGCCTAAAAATCTTCTGTTAGGGAGAGAAAATAGGAGAGTTAATTCACTTGAGTCATGACTGTTCAATGCAGTACATAATTGAAAACTTTGCTAACACAAATGTCAATCAACTTGAAAAAAGGCACCATTGAAATTCCCATATAAATACAAATTGTAATTATACTGCAATACAAATTAACTAACAGATATAGAAGTCAGGAAATCATCAAATTGAATGTACCTCCCTCTTGTAGTACATGGCCCATTGCATAACGTGCACCCGTATTCCATCTCAAGGGactgcaaaattcaaaaaaagagCCAGACCAACTCACAATCCACATTACACACTGTCTAAAATTCATTAAAGCTTATTACCCGCCCGAGAATGTGAGCACTAGAATGCCAGAAGGTGTCGCGACCTTCATCGCTGTCAAATGTGAACAATTTGAGGTCACAGTCACCTTCAAGCGGCCTCGCCATGTCCCACATCACTCCATTAACCTTCGAAATCAGTGCGTTCGCTGCCAAACTATTCAAACTCCCCTTCACAATGTCGAGTGGAGTCGACATCCATTTCTTGCCTTCCTTCACGCTCCCATTCCCATCCGGCAAAGACACCCCTAAAACAACAccaataaaacaaaaaacacgAAACCAATATCCAATATCATATACGCATTTACATGTAacataaatttacattttatgaGATGAAGAAGACGAGAAAGAACTTGATCGGATCGCCGGAGATAGATTGGCGGTAGGCGAGTAGTTCGGATTTGACGGACTCGAAGAGGGCGATGCGCTTGGGAATGACAGCCTGAAGATAGGCTTCGTCCCTGGAGTGGGACGAGGCGGAGTCCGGCTGAGAGTTGGCTTTTTTGCCCattggcggcggcggcggcggcggcggcgataGGGAGGGGAACAGGAGGAGAAAAGCGCTGCAAGGCGGAGCACGGCAGCGAAAGACGGATAATCGCCAGCACACTGGCGCAGATTGCATGAGTCAGTGAGTCCAAGGCGGGGCGAGGTTTAGGGTTTTATGCATTGAAGTAAACGGCGTCGTGCTGCTCAATGCGTTTGGACTTGGCAGGGGAAACAATTGATGGGCCTGAGAAATTCTGATCCCGTGGGCCCGTTTGAAGGGGCATTCACTCTTTCGGTCTTGGGCCACGTACTAATCGGCCCATAAATTCGTTACATCTAACAGTGTTTTGAGAGagtagataaaatataaatgaaatgaaaaataaaatataaaatataatttctataaaaaaaaaattatttgattgctACGAAAGAGTGAAATTACactcatgtttttttttattaaaatggtacTAATAGTTAGGTTAAATTACAcggctaaattcaaaaaatctcctttttgttttaaaaaattacaaaatctcCCGATCCATTAAAAAAATCCCCTTTCTTTATCTtatctctctatttatagaaaaatttataaaaataataatattaatgataatgataatgataatcAATTGTCATTGTCGACTATTATTTCTAAACTATAAACCCTAAACTACCAATATTTTTCAGTTAAGTTAACATTAttgataaacaaaaaaattatagagcCTATGAAACTAATTCTTCCCACATTGCAATATTTTAAATCTCAAGttgatttatattataatattttaagaattatattttaatatgttattattaaatttaattatattattaaaatgtaGAGTACtctcataataaaataaattaatttggtcgTGTACATGGAAATAGTTATCACTAAATAGATACAGTCGTTGGTTAGTAATAATGATAATAACTAATCAACAAAATTAAGTTGTAATGAGTAGAAATCAATGCaaattatcctttaattcaagagGGTTACGAAGGAGATcacttttaaattaattttataaataaaaaaaatgttattgatgAAAAACAAGTGGTCGAAATTTGAactattattttgaaaattaagttGGGAGTATCGAATCGAAAAGAGAGAAGTTTATGGTTTAATTATTAAACCAAAGTTTAATAAGAATTTATTAAACAATTGACCATAGATTAAATATTAGTTCTTATACCTGCATGTAAAATAACTATTTCAGCTGCCAAGCAACTAAAAAATCACTATTtcattggaaaaaaataatagacatatataataataaatatatatatatatacatataggtcTAATTCTGGTACATAATTCTCTAAATTGTTACCACCTATTTGGCTACGAGATGGACATGCTATGGTAATGCTAAGATTGGGTGGTTCGGTAGTgttgaaagataaatataagtTGACACGAATCACGATGGGCGTAAAATAGTGAGGAAATAATTAAGGATTGATTAGTAAAATTCTACCTCTAACTGATTACTTATGGGAAAGGGCGAGATTAGTTATCTCGTTATAAATTCCAACGCTCAAGTCAGTATATATAGTAAATGAGTaataaaaagtattaaaaatttagagattATTAGGTGATCTATGGGAATTCATGACTTTATATAGGTGAAAAACTAAAATACTTGAAGTTATGATATCCACGGGGGGCAGATCTAAGAACAAATCTGTGAGAAGGCTGTTCCCCAGATTCATAAATCATTTCAACCCTCCTCTCTCCAAATGGGCCAAAAATAAATCTAAGGAGAGCTGAATCAGGAGGGGGGGTTGCAGCCGGTGCCTACCCCCTAAATTTGCCCCTGAATATCCAAGATCTTCAAACTTGATGACTTAATTTGAGCTATGAGAAAATTCTTTGTATCATAAAGATGAGATGGCTATTCCACATTTTTCAAGCATGAGATAAGCCAAATAGAAATGTTGTTAATCCTTAATTATCAAGAGAAAATATCCTTAATTATCAAGAGAAAATATAAACTAGATAGAGATATGACATTGGAATTGCATGGGGATGCGGTAAACCAACACTTATTTGTGGGTAGTTGTCCTTCAAATTAAGCTAGAAGGAATTGTGACATCTTCTTATTACTTAGTACTGACATGGGCATGTGGGTAGCGGCAGTAGTAGCAGCAGCAGTAGTAGTATCAGTATCAGTATGGTAGATGGTGAAATAGACAAGGATGAGGAGGAGCAATTAACATGGAGGGCCTGGGTGGGCAGCTGGGTAAGTACGTACGTAAAGCCATGGCGGCATGTGCGGCCATGTGCATTCATTGAGTTTGtcatctttaatttaattttaattaggtCCACAGCTTGCTAGATTGCTTCTGatctcatcatcatcacaagAAGCTAATTAGAAGGCCCCTGATCATGATCGATGCCCCTAGCAGCTAGCTATATATAGCTACAAATATGTTGCACCGCTCCACACCACTTTCTCTCATTCATCTAGCTAGTGAGAGGCCACCCactaccaccaccaccaccaccaccgcaCCATGATGATCTCCCCTTGCACAAACCGCCTCTATGATTATATGGGTAGTAATTCTTGTTTATGAATGGCAAATCATCCTTAATtaacacctatatatatatataaatgaagcATATATACTGTGCATATGGTTTGACTTAACTGCGAGGGACCATGCAAAATTGAAAACGCAGTGCAAGTTGAAGAAATGGATGAAGCTAATAAATGAAAGAGTC
It contains:
- the LOC127796380 gene encoding threonine--tRNA ligase, cytoplasmic-like, producing NLRQCAGDYPSFAAVLRLAALFSSCSPPYRRRRRRRRQWAKKPTLSRTPPRPTPGTKPIFRLSFPSASPSSSPSNPNYSPTANLSPAIRSRVSLPDGNGSVKEGKKWMSTPLDIVKGSLNSLAANALISKVNGVMWDMARPLEGDCDLKLFTFDSDEGRDTFWHSSAHILGRSLEMEYGCTLCNGPCTTRGRTSSLPSLFWCPASE